In the Heterodontus francisci isolate sHetFra1 chromosome 8, sHetFra1.hap1, whole genome shotgun sequence genome, one interval contains:
- the LOC137372916 gene encoding prostaglandin G/H synthase 2-like — protein MKRRMLGELSTLNTRGMLLLLLAGILPLNQAANPCCSNPCQNRGVCTTVGFDGYECDCTRTGFYGENCTTPEFWTWVKLSLKPTPNTVHHILTHYPGVWNLVNQIPFLRDRIMRYVLTSRSHLIDSPPTYNSDYGYKSWEAYANISYYTRALPPTPEDCPTPMGVVGKQTLPDPKYFAERFLMRKKFVPDPQKTNMMFAFFAQHFTHQFFKTDQRRGPEFTKGLGHGVDLSHIYGETLDRQHKLRLLTDGKLKYQVLNGEVYPPTVKEAGVEMTYPPHIPEHLQLAVGQEFFGLVPGLMMYATIWLREHNRVCDVLKVEHPDWDDEQLFQTTRLILIGETIKIVIEDYVQHLSGYHFKLKFDPELLFNQQFQYSNRIASEFNTLYHWHPLMPDSFNIQDKEYSYREFLFNNSVLLEHGISNMVASFSRQIAGRVAGGRNMNAALIKVAISTIEHTRQMRYKSLNEYRKHFFMKPYESFEELTGEKEMAAELRELYGDINAIEMYPALMIEKPRPGAIFGETMVEMGAPFSLKGLMGNIICSPEYWKPSTFGGKVGFDIVNTATLRRLVCNNVKGPCPIVSFSVPESIPSTEGSISSKTSNSGMDNVNQQGHALLKKQSTEL, from the exons ATGAAAAGAAGAATGCTTGGAGAACTCAGCACACTGAACACACGGGGAATGCTTCTGTTGCTCCTCGCCGGGATACTCCCACTTAACCAAGCAG CCAACCCTTGCTGCTCGAACCCCTGCCAGAACCGCGGAGTTTGCACGACTGTCGGCTTCGACGGCTATGAGTGCGATTGCACTCGGACTGGATTTTACGGCGAAAACTGCACCACAC CTGAGTTCTGGACCTGGGTGAAACTGAGCCTGAAACCGACCCCCAACACAGTACATCATATCCTGACCCACTACCCAGGAGTTTGGAATTTAGTTAATCAGATCCCATTCTTAAGGGACAGGATCATGCGTTACGTCTTAACGT CCAGGTCACATTTGATTGACAGTCCCCCTACCTACAATTcagactatggctacaagagctgggAAGCATACGCCAATATCTCCTACTACACCAGAGCACTTCCTCCAACTCCTGAAGACTGCCCAACTCCAATGGGAGTAGTTG GAAAGCAAACACTGCCTGATCCCAAGTATTTTGCAGAAAGGTTCTTGATGAGGAAGAAATTTGTGCCCGATCCCCAAAAGACCAATATGATGTTTGCCTTCTTTGCTCAGCACTTCACCCACCAGTTTTTTAAGACTGACCAGAGACGAGGCCCTGAGTTCACTAAGGGTTTGGGACATGGT GTTGACCTGAGCCATATTTATGGAGAAACTTTGGACCGACAGcacaaactgagactacttacagatGGCAAACTTAAGTATCAG GTTCTCAATGGAGAAGTCTATCCTCCCACTGTTAAGGAAGCAGGGGTAGAGATGACCTATCCTCCTCACATTCCAGAACACTTGCAGCTTGCTGTGGGACAAGAATTCTTTGGCCTGGTTCCAGGGTTGATGATGTATGCGACAATCTGGCTGCGGGAACACAACCGAGTCTGTGATGTGTTGAAAGTGGAGCACCCCGACTGGGATGATGAACAGCTTTTCCAGACGACCAGACTTATACTGATAG GGGAGACCATCAAAATTGTAATTGAAGATTATGTGCAACATCTGAGTGGTTATCACTTCAAGCTGAAATTTGACCCAGAGCTGCTCTTCAACCAGCAATTCCAATACAGTAACCGGATTGCTTCGGAGTTCAACACCCTCTACCACTGGCATCCCCTGATGCCGGATTCtttcaacatccaggacaaagagtACAGTTACCGCGAATTCCTCTTCAATAACTCAGTGTTGCTGGAGCACGGCATCTCCAACATGGTGGCCTCATTCTCTAGGCAGATTGCTGGCAGG GTTGCTGGGGGTAGAAATATGAATGCAGCATTGATTAAAGTGGCTATCTCTACCATTGAGCACACTCGTCAGATGCGATACAAGTCTCTGAATGAatataggaaacacttcttcatgaagCCATATGAGTCTTTTGAAGAGCTTACAG GAGAAAAAGAGATGGCAGCTGAGCTGAGAGAACTTTATGGAGATATTAATGCAATAGAGATGTATCCTGCTTTGATGATAGAAAAACCAAGACCTGGAGCCATATTTGGAGAAACAATGGTTGAGATGGGTGCCCCTTTCTCTTTGAAGGGTTTAATGGGAAACATCATTTGCTCTCCAGAATATTGGAAACCTAGCACCTTTGGTGGGAAAGTTGGTTTTGACATTGTGAACACTGCAACGCTAAGAAGGTTGGTCTGCAACAATGTGAAAGGACCATGCCCAATTGTTTCATTTAGTGTTCCTGAATCTATACCCAGCACAGAAGGCTCTATCAGCTCCAAAACTTCCAATTCGGGTATGGACAATGTTAACCAACAGGGGCATGCACTGTTGAAAAAGCAATCAACAGAACTTTAA